CATATCGACATCGTTTCATTTCGTCTACGGCAGGAAGTTTGCAGTGCTTCAGGCTCACACTTCGGCACATTAAGAAGTGAAAGCACCACCAATTTTTTATTCGTAACGATCATGATGACAAGATGCACAAGGGGTTCCATCGACGTGATCACTAACAAATGAACACCTTGGACAACCCTCATCCCAATCGGGAGCAAACATGAAATGATAAACACCATGGGATCCATCATCCGAGCCCGGCTGCTCGCGCGATCAGAAACAACCCTACCGCGACAACGACGACACCGATGGCTCGCGCCATGAGCACACCGGCCGGTGCGAGACGTTCAACGGTGATGGCTGCGGCCACGACTGTCATCGCGCGAAGGTCCATGACCCCGATGACCATGAGAATCGCAATCAGACCGGAACAGCAGTGGCTGCAGTGGAGGCCGAGGCGCACGCCGTGTCGCCAAGCCGTGCCGGTGTCGGCTAGGAGCGTACTGTCGCGCCCAGGTACCTCCCGGCAGCAGACTAGGTTACGCGCCTTCCATGAAGTGAACTGGAACGCTCCGGCAATCACGACGACCGCGCCGACTGCGATCGGTACGGCGCGCGCGAGCGCCGGCTGCTGCATCTCGACTGCCGCTAGCGCGACGCCCAGCGGAAAGGCGGCCATTCCGAACACGGTCCACACGAAGAAGTAACCTACCCCAACGAGCGCAGTCAGTGGACCCAAGCTCGTCGCGCCTGTCCTGCCGACGGCCTGGCGGTAGCGCGACAGCATTGGGACAAGGGATGGGAGCATCATCGCCACCATCA
This window of the bacterium genome carries:
- a CDS encoding DUF2182 domain-containing protein encodes the protein MASERAFFGVSALLFAASAVVTIVWCGSMSTMGEMRMPGGWTMSMAWMRMPGQTWPGAVASFLGMWVVMMVAMMLPSLVPMLSRYRQAVGRTGATSLGPLTALVGVGYFFVWTVFGMAAFPLGVALAAVEMQQPALARAVPIAVGAVVVIAGAFQFTSWKARNLVCCREVPGRDSTLLADTGTAWRHGVRLGLHCSHCCSGLIAILMVIGVMDLRAMTVVAAAITVERLAPAGVLMARAIGVVVVAVGLFLIARAAGLG